One genomic region from bacterium encodes:
- a CDS encoding sigma 54-interacting transcriptional regulator: protein MLLLVADCFGRTIQFPLTDDYQEVMVRSLPESHIYLPYKGVSRCHFSLTRIGNDWILTDSGSTNGTRLNGVKIEKSIIKPNDLIHVGIVELKVLESDVNRLIRIPAEEAESGKADRTDRVSALEPALKGSIFVSRKLVFPDGMIPGKSSAMMSIYQQMHSLAESDVSVLLIGETGTGKEMFARMLHASGKRASGPFIVVNSAAIPAELFEAELFGIGEKVATDVSKRKGKFELAHEGTFFLDELGAFPIACQAKLLRSLEEKAITRIGEHHPIKVDFRLISAMNEDPQELIQSGRLREDLYHRLTTVELLIPPLRERRDDIPGLILGTLRQISKKEKKPIAGISKQLFSLLAAYSYPGNIRELVNLLSSIVALAHPGEILDLHLAPGKLLQQGANKSPASDPDLAEDSIDLRGQMDALSRKLVLRALNLHDWNMTDTAKSLRITRFGLRKMMKRLNIPTKENSQP, encoded by the coding sequence ATGTTACTCCTGGTCGCTGATTGCTTCGGAAGAACGATCCAGTTTCCTTTGACCGATGATTATCAGGAAGTCATGGTTAGGTCACTTCCCGAAAGTCACATCTATCTGCCGTACAAAGGAGTTTCCAGGTGCCATTTTTCTCTGACTCGGATTGGAAACGATTGGATACTGACGGATTCTGGAAGCACAAACGGAACACGCTTGAATGGCGTGAAAATTGAAAAGTCGATCATCAAACCCAACGACCTAATTCATGTGGGAATCGTAGAACTCAAAGTACTGGAGTCCGATGTGAATAGGCTGATAAGAATTCCCGCAGAAGAGGCGGAAAGTGGTAAGGCAGATCGGACTGACAGGGTGAGCGCATTAGAACCAGCTTTGAAGGGAAGCATTTTTGTTTCCAGGAAGCTCGTTTTCCCGGACGGAATGATTCCGGGAAAATCCTCCGCAATGATGAGCATTTACCAACAAATGCATTCGCTTGCGGAAAGCGACGTGAGCGTTTTGCTGATCGGCGAAACAGGAACAGGAAAGGAGATGTTTGCGCGCATGCTGCACGCATCGGGTAAACGCGCCTCAGGCCCGTTCATTGTGGTGAATTCCGCAGCCATTCCTGCGGAGCTGTTCGAAGCAGAATTGTTTGGAATCGGAGAAAAAGTTGCAACCGATGTTAGCAAAAGAAAAGGAAAGTTCGAACTGGCTCATGAAGGAACATTTTTTTTGGACGAATTGGGCGCATTTCCCATCGCGTGTCAGGCGAAACTCTTGCGCTCCCTTGAGGAGAAGGCGATTACGCGGATTGGTGAGCATCACCCGATCAAAGTTGATTTCCGGCTGATATCCGCCATGAATGAAGATCCGCAGGAGCTGATTCAAAGTGGTAGGCTCAGAGAGGATCTATATCACCGTCTAACAACTGTTGAGCTTCTGATTCCTCCGCTGAGAGAGCGGAGGGATGATATTCCCGGGCTGATCCTTGGGACTCTGCGACAGATTTCAAAGAAGGAAAAAAAACCGATCGCTGGAATCAGCAAACAATTATTTTCTTTGCTTGCCGCTTATTCTTATCCGGGCAATATCCGGGAACTTGTAAATTTACTAAGCTCCATTGTCGCTTTGGCTCATCCCGGTGAAATTCTGGATCTTCATCTTGCACCGGGCAAGCTTCTTCAACAAGGAGCCAACAAATCTCCGGCAAGCGATCCGGATCTGGCCGAGGACTCGATCGATCTCCGCGGGCAAATGGATGCGCTGAGCAGAAAATTAGTTCTGCGCGCATTGAATTTGCACGACTGGAATATGACCGACACCGCAAAGTCTTTGCGAATTACGCGATTCGGTTTACGAAAAATGATGAAGCGCCTAAACATTCCAACTAAAGAGAACTCCCAGCCTTAG
- a CDS encoding protein kinase, with translation MSRSGTRLSRPFVQVLLIEQDPDTISAVSTLLSEIQECRLHVSSSYSDALLAILENPPNLILFTHGLPGRNSLEVFASIRNKYPSIYLIVTLPAANQDLIDQYKKAGAADCIIKDENYLATLGSDIQKALVQISSNSVSQKTPFVSQKDGSSSDELLSMLSALEPGEKILHYQILDAIGEGGMGEVYKAQDLKLGRIVAIKALPLAISNDEQARRRFMREAQSASRLNHPGIVTIHAIEEVEDFQFIVMEYVEGESLGIVLERGPLPLSRLIAIGSQAAEALGAAHAAGLIHRDIKPANIMITTQDKLKILDFGLAKPISLSEFSVASRVNPEPLETTELTSGGAVLGTVSYMSPEQTRGETLDARTDIFSLGCVLYQAATCKKPFGGASIIATMNEIETSDPSSPSSIQAGLPKEFDDIIAQCLAKDRTLRTLSAQQLAEDLKKLLLSGTPAQQSEGQTQRSIESAGIPRPQSLLLRICTVVIMTILLIAGLRYWENETTGKKAIHSIAVLPFVNAGSDPKTEYLCDGITESLINNLTRVPTLQVMARGTVFAYKTKKVDPRKVGRDLKVDAIVTGSVTQQGEMLIVQADLVNVENGVQLWGDQYNRNFSDILMIQSEISKQIAEQLRLKLTTEQKEKMAKRDTENSEAYQFYLKGRYYWNKRTGESIKRSVEYYKQAVEKDPGYAKAYAAIAEAFVLYNVYDLEQTKTSHQKAREYAKKALSLDDSIAPAHIALALTMINNYNWEEAEREFKRAIEADPNYATAHQWLGINLLLCLGRFDEAISELKKAEQLEPLSLIIGSDLGQVLCWAGRYDEAIAQLKGVLELDGNFFVAHMYLAEAYMLKGSYFEAMAEAETALQLNDTPWAHQMMGKVYAFEGRKGDARKVINKLKELSQRKYLNPENFAELYAVMGDKDQAFQWIQKAYETDTIVGFKANPFYASLRSDPRYSELLHKIRLN, from the coding sequence TTGAGTCGGTCAGGAACTCGGCTGTCCCGCCCTTTCGTTCAAGTGTTGCTAATCGAACAGGACCCGGATACGATTTCGGCCGTCTCAACACTTCTGTCTGAAATACAAGAATGCCGATTACACGTTAGCTCTTCTTATTCTGATGCGCTTTTAGCCATCTTAGAAAATCCACCGAACCTCATTTTGTTTACTCATGGATTGCCCGGAAGAAATAGCCTGGAAGTTTTTGCCTCCATCCGAAACAAATATCCTTCCATCTATCTGATTGTTACCCTACCTGCAGCCAATCAGGATTTGATTGATCAATACAAGAAAGCGGGCGCCGCTGATTGCATCATCAAAGATGAAAATTATCTCGCCACTCTTGGGAGTGATATCCAAAAAGCCTTGGTTCAGATTTCATCAAATTCGGTAAGCCAAAAGACGCCATTCGTGTCCCAAAAGGATGGTAGCTCATCAGACGAATTACTCTCCATGCTTTCCGCCCTGGAACCCGGCGAGAAGATCTTACACTATCAGATTCTCGATGCAATCGGAGAAGGTGGAATGGGGGAAGTATATAAGGCACAGGACTTGAAACTCGGGCGAATTGTTGCCATCAAAGCGCTTCCTCTTGCGATTAGCAACGATGAACAGGCGCGCCGGAGGTTCATGCGTGAAGCACAATCCGCATCCAGACTGAATCATCCTGGAATCGTAACGATTCACGCGATCGAAGAGGTCGAGGATTTTCAATTCATTGTCATGGAATATGTGGAAGGAGAAAGCCTGGGAATAGTGTTGGAACGGGGTCCATTGCCGTTGAGTCGGTTGATTGCTATCGGCTCTCAGGCCGCCGAGGCACTCGGAGCGGCGCACGCCGCTGGTCTGATTCATCGGGATATCAAACCCGCGAACATCATGATCACTACTCAGGATAAGCTCAAAATTCTTGATTTTGGTCTGGCAAAACCGATTTCACTCTCTGAGTTCAGTGTTGCGAGTAGGGTGAATCCAGAGCCATTGGAAACGACAGAATTGACCAGCGGGGGAGCAGTTCTGGGCACTGTTTCTTACATGTCTCCCGAACAAACTCGAGGGGAGACACTGGATGCGCGAACCGATATATTCTCGCTGGGATGCGTGTTGTATCAAGCGGCCACGTGCAAGAAACCTTTTGGTGGTGCGAGCATCATTGCGACGATGAACGAAATTGAAACAAGCGATCCTTCATCGCCCAGCAGCATCCAGGCGGGATTGCCCAAAGAATTCGATGACATCATCGCGCAATGTCTGGCAAAAGACAGAACTCTGAGAACACTCTCCGCGCAACAACTCGCAGAGGATCTGAAAAAGCTATTGCTTTCCGGTACACCGGCGCAGCAAAGTGAAGGACAAACGCAACGTTCGATCGAATCCGCCGGAATTCCACGTCCGCAGAGCTTGCTCTTGCGCATTTGTACTGTCGTTATCATGACCATTCTTCTCATTGCCGGACTTCGTTATTGGGAAAACGAAACCACCGGCAAGAAAGCCATTCACTCAATTGCGGTCCTTCCTTTTGTCAATGCCGGCTCCGATCCGAAAACGGAATACCTGTGTGATGGGATTACGGAAAGTCTCATCAACAATCTTACCCGCGTACCCACTCTGCAGGTCATGGCGAGAGGAACGGTTTTCGCTTATAAGACGAAAAAAGTTGATCCGCGGAAGGTCGGACGCGATCTGAAAGTAGATGCGATTGTAACAGGCAGCGTCACGCAGCAAGGAGAAATGCTCATTGTTCAAGCCGATCTGGTGAATGTTGAAAACGGCGTGCAGTTATGGGGCGATCAGTACAATCGCAACTTTTCCGACATCCTGATGATTCAATCGGAAATTTCAAAACAGATTGCCGAACAACTTCGCCTGAAACTTACAACTGAGCAAAAAGAGAAGATGGCTAAACGCGATACGGAAAATTCGGAAGCGTATCAATTCTATCTGAAAGGCCGTTACTACTGGAATAAACGAACCGGAGAATCTATCAAGAGAAGTGTTGAATACTACAAACAGGCCGTCGAAAAGGATCCGGGCTATGCGAAGGCATACGCTGCGATAGCCGAGGCTTTCGTCCTCTATAACGTTTATGATCTCGAACAAACAAAGACGTCCCATCAAAAAGCCAGGGAATATGCAAAGAAAGCGCTGAGTCTGGATGATTCCATTGCACCGGCGCATATCGCACTTGCCTTGACCATGATTAACAACTACAACTGGGAGGAAGCAGAAAGAGAATTCAAACGCGCAATCGAGGCAGATCCGAATTACGCTACGGCGCATCAATGGCTGGGCATCAACCTTTTGTTGTGTCTCGGCCGGTTTGATGAGGCTATCTCAGAGTTGAAAAAGGCTGAGCAGCTGGAGCCGCTCTCGCTCATTATCGGGTCGGATCTGGGTCAAGTTCTGTGTTGGGCGGGACGTTACGATGAAGCAATTGCGCAATTGAAGGGTGTGTTGGAACTGGACGGTAATTTTTTTGTAGCTCATATGTACCTTGCCGAAGCGTATATGTTGAAGGGTAGCTACTTCGAAGCCATGGCTGAAGCTGAGACTGCGCTTCAACTAAATGACACTCCCTGGGCGCATCAGATGATGGGCAAGGTGTACGCCTTTGAAGGAAGAAAGGGTGATGCTCGGAAGGTGATCAATAAACTGAAAGAACTCTCGCAGCGGAAGTACCTCAATCCTGAGAATTTTGCCGAGCTTTATGCAGTGATGGGAGATAAGGATCAAGCCTTCCAATGGATTCAAAAGGCTTACGAAACGGACACGATTGTGGGTTTCAAAGCGAACCCTTTCTACGCTTCGCTTCGGTCCGACCCACGCTATTCGGAATTGCTGCACAAAATCAGGCTTAACTAA
- a CDS encoding MTH938/NDUFAF3 family protein: protein MRFGKFSFGSIQINGITYEHDVLIDRGEIFKRKKKPSKKFRDEFGHTPLSLEEAIPWKCNRLVVGTGAYGRLPVMEEVKREAGRRNIELRILPTLKAIEILKNQSDDTNAILHITC, encoded by the coding sequence ATGCGTTTCGGTAAGTTTTCTTTCGGTTCCATTCAGATTAATGGGATCACCTATGAGCATGATGTGCTGATCGACCGTGGGGAGATCTTCAAGCGAAAGAAAAAGCCCTCCAAGAAATTCCGTGACGAGTTTGGACACACGCCTTTATCTCTGGAGGAAGCGATCCCCTGGAAATGCAACCGTTTGGTTGTCGGAACAGGCGCCTACGGGCGGTTGCCGGTAATGGAAGAAGTGAAGCGTGAAGCTGGCCGCCGAAACATCGAGCTGCGTATCCTTCCTACGCTTAAGGCAATCGAGATCCTGAAAAACCAGTCCGATGACACCAACGCCATCCTTCACATAACTTGCTAA
- a CDS encoding class I SAM-dependent methyltransferase encodes MIDDCTNNPNSIKFYVKRYLQGLSTDLKDKIVIDIPAGSGATTEILLDLGARVEAFDLFPEYFMVKNMECKRADIVNTIPVTDDYADMLICQEGIEHFSDQLKVFKECNRVLKHSGKLLITTPSYSNLSSKLSYLLFESETNTKMPPNEIDDVWMSDKAITNEIFHGHIFLIGLQKLRVIAKLAGFKVKEIRYVRISRGSVALFPLLYPFILGNSLLTYCRNIFKNEGVAKRDVYREQLRININPVNLINKHTFIVFEKEKSLRDLDFRNEKVIRLFDKIL; translated from the coding sequence ATGATTGACGACTGTACCAATAACCCGAACAGCATAAAGTTTTATGTTAAAAGGTATTTGCAGGGCTTATCAACCGATCTAAAAGATAAAATTGTAATTGATATTCCCGCAGGCAGTGGCGCCACCACCGAAATACTACTGGACCTGGGCGCAAGAGTCGAAGCGTTTGATTTGTTTCCCGAATATTTCATGGTGAAAAACATGGAATGCAAACGCGCGGATATTGTAAACACCATTCCCGTAACCGACGATTATGCCGACATGCTTATCTGCCAGGAAGGAATAGAACACTTCAGCGACCAGCTTAAAGTGTTTAAGGAATGCAACCGCGTTTTAAAACATAGCGGCAAGTTGCTGATAACAACACCCAGCTATTCCAATCTGTCCTCAAAACTCAGCTATCTTTTGTTCGAGAGCGAGACAAACACGAAAATGCCTCCGAATGAAATCGATGATGTATGGATGTCGGATAAAGCCATAACCAATGAAATTTTTCACGGCCATATCTTCCTGATCGGCCTGCAGAAACTGAGAGTAATCGCAAAGCTTGCAGGATTTAAAGTGAAGGAAATAAGATACGTGCGCATCAGCAGAGGCTCCGTTGCGTTGTTTCCCCTTCTATATCCTTTCATATTGGGAAATTCCTTGCTGACTTATTGCAGAAACATTTTCAAGAATGAAGGAGTTGCCAAAAGAGATGTATACAGAGAACAGCTGCGGATCAATATCAATCCAGTCAACCTGATCAACAAGCATACGTTCATTGTTTTTGAGAAAGAGAAAAGCCTGAGAGATCTTGACTTTCGCAACGAAAAGGTCATCCGGCTGTTTGACAAGATACTGTAG
- a CDS encoding glycosyltransferase family 39 protein: MNSTIMLESLKKGPSILAVGSVTLLAAILLLWNLGAIQQFTRAEVFYAEIAREMLASGDWLTPHFCDKIFFDKPPISYWLIAFSFQVFGVSETSARLPSALAGILTVVCTTLFAIRYFDARSGFLSGLVLLTSFGFWSFARYAMSDIFFTLFLTIALLSYHEGFRLEKKWQAWLIAGHVSLALAFNTKGPISPILAGLAILLTIILRSHLKWKRLFYPPAIVIFFLVALPWYVSAYLNHGSYFIEYFFYGENFSRFFGSEYFRKAMLDNPGRLSQSATHAPGYYIKVLLALAFPWSLWLPGSLVVYLKERKRDPSNQKTTMYLICWAIAPVVFFSLSRYQLDYYILPSYPAMAILVGSALSRIAGMEGRFVHASRIILILISITLIVLSYLLWRSSIALYPDLSGWFHVALPVVAFLCTALLLGTLKRRYQPAFPYVLASTMFCILLFLSALQYPLSKRYQTVPRLARAIIGEATGKIRVATGFELAGWHPDVRFYTGLPVETLEDLQEVKTFIRKPGLAFLILPESKLKDAFDGSSFYHIVDRGPYLGHRLPGSNFYDRPKKHISVVLVAINFQNR; the protein is encoded by the coding sequence GTGAATTCGACGATCATGCTTGAATCTTTGAAAAAAGGACCGAGCATACTGGCAGTCGGTAGTGTAACCCTCTTAGCAGCAATCCTACTCTTATGGAATCTCGGCGCGATCCAGCAATTTACGAGAGCCGAAGTATTTTATGCTGAGATCGCCCGCGAAATGCTGGCAAGCGGCGACTGGCTTACCCCTCACTTTTGCGACAAGATCTTTTTCGATAAGCCCCCTATTTCCTACTGGCTGATTGCCTTCAGCTTTCAAGTATTCGGAGTGAGCGAAACTTCTGCGCGTCTTCCTTCCGCGCTTGCCGGTATCCTTACGGTTGTTTGCACGACTCTCTTCGCCATACGCTATTTTGACGCGCGATCCGGCTTCCTGAGTGGTTTGGTACTTCTTACTTCTTTCGGCTTTTGGAGTTTTGCGCGTTATGCTATGTCCGATATATTTTTTACGCTCTTTCTGACCATTGCCCTGCTGTCTTATCACGAAGGCTTCCGGTTGGAAAAAAAATGGCAAGCCTGGCTCATTGCCGGCCACGTCAGTCTTGCACTGGCATTCAATACCAAAGGACCCATTAGTCCTATTCTCGCCGGCCTGGCTATTCTGTTGACGATCATTCTACGCAGCCATCTAAAATGGAAGCGACTGTTCTATCCTCCGGCTATCGTTATCTTTTTTCTTGTTGCTCTTCCATGGTATGTTTCGGCCTATCTGAATCACGGATCCTACTTTATCGAATATTTTTTCTACGGAGAAAATTTTTCCCGATTCTTCGGGAGCGAATACTTCCGAAAAGCTATGCTGGACAATCCAGGCAGACTTAGCCAGAGTGCCACTCACGCCCCCGGGTATTACATAAAGGTACTCTTAGCGTTGGCTTTTCCCTGGTCCCTTTGGCTTCCTGGTTCGCTCGTGGTTTATCTAAAAGAAAGGAAGCGTGATCCTTCGAATCAGAAGACGACGATGTATCTTATTTGTTGGGCAATTGCCCCGGTAGTTTTCTTTTCGTTATCCCGGTATCAATTGGATTACTATATTCTCCCATCTTATCCTGCGATGGCGATTCTAGTCGGCTCTGCTCTCTCGCGAATTGCTGGTATGGAAGGCAGATTTGTGCATGCTTCTCGGATCATCCTGATCCTCATCTCAATCACGCTGATTGTACTATCTTATTTGCTCTGGAGGAGCTCCATTGCGTTATACCCGGATCTCAGTGGATGGTTTCACGTGGCCTTGCCGGTTGTTGCGTTCCTATGCACGGCGTTACTGCTTGGCACTTTGAAGCGACGCTATCAGCCCGCATTTCCTTATGTACTCGCTTCAACGATGTTTTGTATTCTCCTTTTTTTAAGCGCTTTGCAGTATCCGCTGTCAAAGAGATATCAGACAGTACCACGCCTTGCGCGAGCAATCATTGGAGAGGCTACCGGCAAAATCCGAGTTGCAACCGGCTTTGAGCTTGCCGGCTGGCATCCGGACGTAAGATTCTATACGGGCCTTCCCGTGGAAACTCTGGAGGATCTGCAAGAAGTGAAAACCTTCATTCGGAAGCCGGGTCTCGCCTTTTTGATCCTTCCCGAATCAAAATTAAAAGACGCGTTCGATGGTTCAAGCTTTTACCATATTGTCGATAGGGGACCGTATCTTGGACATCGATTGCCGGGTTCCAATTTCTATGACCGGCCGAAAAAACACATCAGCGTTGTTCTGGTAGCCATCAATTTTCAGAACAGGTAG
- a CDS encoding NUDIX hydrolase encodes MGGIRVTVDTVIFRMIDEKLNALLVKRKYAPFQGDWVIPGGFVHEEETLEAAASRELDEETGLKNVYLEQLYSFGDPERDPRGRVITITYLALLPSSGELRASTDASEAKWFPVRSLPKLAFDHKRILDYALERLRIKLEYTTAEFKLLPEKFTLTELQNVYEAVLNKKLDKRNFRRKIALLRILQPLNDWKREGISRPAQLFRFSARKFEKLKDKGILFPF; translated from the coding sequence ATGGGCGGTATCAGAGTAACAGTGGATACGGTGATCTTTCGAATGATCGATGAAAAGCTGAACGCGCTGCTTGTAAAAAGGAAGTACGCTCCTTTTCAGGGGGATTGGGTGATTCCAGGCGGTTTCGTTCATGAAGAAGAAACGCTGGAAGCTGCAGCCTCGCGTGAGCTCGACGAAGAGACGGGCCTCAAGAATGTTTACCTGGAACAACTCTACTCCTTTGGCGATCCGGAAAGAGATCCTCGTGGACGAGTCATCACGATCACGTATCTTGCGCTCCTTCCTTCCAGCGGAGAACTCAGGGCTTCCACGGATGCGTCCGAAGCGAAATGGTTTCCAGTGCGGTCGCTCCCTAAACTCGCGTTCGATCACAAAAGGATTCTTGACTACGCGCTCGAAAGGTTGCGGATCAAACTCGAATATACCACCGCCGAATTCAAGCTTCTACCGGAAAAATTTACTCTTACCGAATTACAAAACGTCTACGAAGCAGTTCTGAATAAGAAATTGGACAAACGAAATTTCCGGAGAAAGATCGCCCTGCTCCGAATCTTGCAGCCATTAAATGATTGGAAACGAGAAGGAATCAGCCGGCCCGCGCAGCTGTTCCGATTCTCTGCGCGCAAATTTGAAAAGCTGAAAGATAAAGGAATCCTGTTTCCATTCTGA
- a CDS encoding phosphatase PAP2 family protein, with protein sequence MLGNGWLWLAIGLFALIADKPAERLFFQLALGIGLQLFLYLFIKHACSRRRPFELLEDVTCILRPDDRYSFPSGHTSAAFVVLATVGLFYSFLFLPLLFLAVLIGFSRIYLGVHYPTDVLAGAFLGVLCAEIARWLIP encoded by the coding sequence ATGCTGGGCAACGGCTGGCTCTGGCTGGCCATCGGGTTATTCGCGCTGATAGCAGATAAACCCGCGGAACGTTTGTTCTTTCAGCTGGCGCTTGGAATAGGGCTGCAATTGTTCTTATATCTGTTCATAAAACATGCTTGTTCGCGACGACGTCCTTTTGAACTTTTGGAAGATGTCACGTGCATTCTTCGCCCCGACGATCGTTATTCCTTTCCTTCAGGTCATACATCCGCTGCGTTTGTCGTGCTGGCAACAGTCGGGCTCTTTTACAGCTTCCTGTTTCTGCCCCTGCTCTTCCTTGCCGTACTCATTGGATTCTCAAGAATCTATCTGGGAGTCCACTATCCCACCGACGTTCTGGCAGGAGCCTTTCTCGGCGTTCTCTGCGCTGAAATCGCCCGCTGGCTGATTCCCTAA
- a CDS encoding amidase, whose translation MKYTIEESGAFVHTFEIVPTGSGVLDGLSFASKDLIDLAGQKTGCGNPRWQETHPPAVAHAICVEQLLAAGARCIGKTVTDELAYSLIGENHFYGTPLNPAAPDRVPGGSSCGSASAVACGLADFALGTDTGGSVRVPASNCGIWGIRPTHGVVSVAGVNPLSPGFDTVGVLASTGSVLAKVGSVLLSASIPEDPKPSTIHLIKEAFEVADPKIAAAVLDCVETMSEFNDLFRETSIREIDAENSVQDLSNWYEIYRVLQRAEAWNCLGAWIESAKPEMGSMIRESIELARNLDRQLVPPMLKRREHYFLKMKSFLGVNDLLCIPTAASVAPPKGTIERRDQAANGYYFRTLSLTSIAGVARSPQISMPLVDLDGIPVGVSIIGRHHEDAFLLGVAKRLGAR comes from the coding sequence ATGAAGTACACGATCGAAGAGAGCGGCGCCTTTGTTCATACATTTGAGATTGTTCCAACCGGTTCAGGAGTTCTGGATGGTTTAAGCTTTGCGTCAAAAGACCTGATCGATCTGGCAGGACAGAAGACCGGTTGCGGAAATCCGCGATGGCAAGAAACTCATCCGCCCGCTGTTGCGCATGCAATTTGCGTGGAACAATTGCTGGCTGCCGGCGCAAGGTGCATCGGAAAAACAGTCACTGATGAGCTTGCCTATAGTCTGATTGGAGAAAATCATTTTTACGGGACCCCGTTGAATCCAGCTGCACCTGATCGAGTGCCGGGAGGTTCTTCCTGCGGTTCGGCATCTGCGGTGGCTTGCGGGCTTGCAGATTTTGCTCTTGGAACTGATACCGGTGGATCCGTGCGCGTTCCTGCGTCGAATTGCGGAATCTGGGGAATCAGACCCACGCATGGAGTGGTTTCGGTGGCGGGCGTCAATCCTTTGTCACCGGGCTTTGACACAGTGGGAGTCCTTGCATCTACCGGAAGCGTGCTTGCTAAAGTAGGTTCGGTGCTCCTATCCGCATCGATTCCGGAAGATCCAAAACCTTCCACGATTCACCTCATTAAGGAAGCTTTTGAAGTTGCAGATCCGAAAATCGCTGCCGCGGTTCTGGACTGTGTTGAAACAATGAGTGAATTCAACGATTTATTCCGCGAAACCTCCATTCGCGAAATCGATGCAGAAAATTCGGTGCAGGATCTGAGCAATTGGTATGAAATTTACCGCGTTCTTCAGCGCGCTGAAGCCTGGAATTGTCTGGGAGCTTGGATTGAATCGGCAAAACCAGAAATGGGTTCCATGATCCGCGAAAGCATTGAGCTGGCTCGCAATCTGGACAGACAGCTTGTGCCACCTATGCTCAAGCGGCGCGAACATTATTTTCTAAAAATGAAATCTTTTTTAGGAGTGAATGATCTATTGTGTATTCCAACGGCCGCTTCGGTTGCTCCACCTAAAGGAACAATTGAACGGCGGGATCAGGCAGCGAATGGCTATTATTTCAGGACACTTTCACTCACATCGATTGCAGGGGTCGCGCGATCACCTCAGATTTCGATGCCGTTAGTGGATCTCGATGGCATTCCTGTGGGTGTCTCAATCATTGGACGCCATCATGAAGATGCGTTTTTGCTTGGCGTGGCAAAGAGGTTGGGGGCGCGATAG
- a CDS encoding RNA polymerase sigma factor: protein MSELEPQQLLKRIDEADESAFLELYNTWQAAIYRFAWQMTGSRIMAEDIVQDVFLLMIRKKLHFDPAKGTFSSFIYGVARNLSLKSIRRNLRFSGVLQLFHNRQESLTGKADPLLKLAEVETAANLRKCILTLPAQYREMIVLCDLHELSYAEAAEITGCAIGTVRSRLHRGRELLHQKLCADRNAGEKDKGGTPYEIPAL, encoded by the coding sequence ATGAGCGAACTCGAGCCGCAGCAACTGTTGAAGAGGATCGACGAAGCGGATGAAAGCGCTTTTCTCGAGCTCTATAACACCTGGCAGGCTGCGATTTACCGGTTTGCCTGGCAAATGACCGGTTCCAGAATCATGGCTGAAGATATCGTACAGGATGTATTCCTTTTAATGATTCGGAAAAAACTCCATTTTGACCCGGCAAAAGGGACGTTTTCTTCCTTTATATATGGTGTTGCCAGAAATCTGTCTTTGAAGAGCATTCGCAGGAACCTACGGTTTTCCGGAGTTCTGCAACTGTTTCACAATCGCCAGGAGAGCCTTACAGGTAAAGCAGATCCTCTCCTGAAATTAGCGGAAGTAGAGACGGCGGCTAACCTGCGAAAATGCATTCTGACGCTCCCGGCTCAGTACCGGGAGATGATCGTCCTCTGCGATTTGCATGAACTGAGTTACGCGGAAGCCGCAGAAATCACCGGTTGCGCCATCGGCACTGTGCGCTCGCGATTGCATCGCGGGCGTGAATTGCTGCATCAGAAACTCTGCGCTGACCGAAACGCCGGTGAAAAAGATAAAGGAGGAACTCCCTATGAAATCCCCGCATTATGA